One region of Silene latifolia isolate original U9 population unplaced genomic scaffold, ASM4854445v1 scaffold_57, whole genome shotgun sequence genomic DNA includes:
- the LOC141639723 gene encoding pentatricopeptide repeat-containing protein At4g20740 has translation MPPPQAPLTKPNKIYFYYGKRKPTQNRPTVSGGLFSNRETLNPSSNTLHPPHKPTHFPLDKWYPDDQNHLKPSFPKTPSEKFFQIVQRLSPIARYICDSFRKHRSWGPDVISDLGRLRRVNPDLVAEVLKVQDDPVLCSKFFHWAGKQKGYQHNYMSYNAFTYALYRLNRFRAADQVPELMHMQGKQPSEKQFEILIRMHADNNRGLRVYYVYEKMKKFGVTPRVFLYNRIMDALVKTGHLDLALSVYDDFRKGGFVEETMTYMILIKGLCKSGKIDEMLELLGQMRRLCKPDVFAYTAMIRVLVAEGNLDGCLRVWGEMRMDRVEPDAIAYTTLISALCKGNRVEKGYEFFKGMKKKGGLIDRAIYSSLVEGFVANGKVGSALDLWKDMMDSGYRADLSIYNSLIEGFCNLKQLDKASKLFHVAVEEGLQPDFTTVNPMLKAYAESGEMDKFLMLLYQMDKLGASVLEGLSIFFSMMVEREDSLPLTLAVFEDVKIKGYCSNSIYNIILGALYKSGEKKAALSLFSEIRDSSFIPDCTTYSHVIMCLVDLDEVKEACSWYNKIKELDSVPSIEAYQSLVKGLCKLGEIDAAISLVQDCLANVASGPMEFKYTLTIIHECKSNDAEKVLEVVNEMIEQGCIVDEVICCAVISGMCKHGTIEEARKVFSSIRERNLLSEANAILYDDMLMEHMKKKTADLVLSGLKFFRLESKLKAKGCTLLSS, from the coding sequence ATGCCACCACCACAAGCACCACTTACTAAACCCAACAAAATCTACTTCTACTACGGCAAAAGAAAACCCACTCAAAACAGACCCACCGTCTCCGGCGGCCTCTTCTCCAATcgcgaaaccctaaacccttcttCAAACACCCTTCATCCTCCTCATAAACCCACCCATTTTCCCCTTGATAAATGGTACCCAGATGACCAAAATCACCTTAAACCCTCTTTTCCCAAAACCCCATCTGAAAAATTCTTCCAAATTGTTCAAAGACTCTCGCCTATTGCCCGCTACATATGTGATTCCTTCAGGAAACACCGTAGCTGGGGTCCCGATGTGATCTCAGACCTCGGGCGGCTTCGACGGGTTAATCCTGACCTGGTTGCTGAGGTGCTCAAGGTTCAGGATGACCCCGTTTTGTGCTCCAAGTTCTTTCATTGGGCTGGTAAGCAAAAGGGTTATCAACATAATTATATGTCTTATAATGCATTTACTTATGCTTTGTATAGGTTGAATAGATTTAGGGCTGCTGATCAAGTTCCTGAGTTAATGCATATGCAGGGTAAGCAACCTAGTGAGAAACAGTTTGAAATTTTGATCAGGATGCATGCTGACAATAATAGAGGTCTTAGGGTGTATTATGTGTATGAGAAGATGAAGAAATTTGGTGTTACGCCTCGTGTTTTTTTGTATAATAGGATTATGGATGCGTTGGTTAAGACCGGTCATTTGGATTTGGCTTTGTCGGTTTATGATGATTTTAGGAAGGGTGGCTTCGTGGAGGAGACCATGACTTACATGATTTTGATCAAGGGTTTGTGTAAGAGTGGGAAGATTGATGAAATGTTGGAGCTTTTGGGTCAAATGAGGCGGTTGTGTAAGCCGGATGTTTTTGCATACACGGCTATGATTCGGGTTTTGGTGGCCGAGGGGAACTTGGATGGGTGTCTGAGGGTTTGGGGTGAAATGAGGATGGATAGAGTTGAACCGGATGCAATTGCTTATACCACTTTGATATCTGCCTTATGTAAGGGGAATCGGGTAGAGAAAGGTTATGAATTTTTTAAGGGTATGAAAAAGAAAGGGGGGTTGATTGATAGAGCTATATATAGCTCACTAGTTGAAGGGTTTGTAGCAAACGGTAAGGTTGGTTCAGCCCTTGATCTGTGGAAGGATATGATGGATTCTGGATACAGGGCTGATTTGTCTATTTATAATAGTTTGATAGAAGGCTTTTGTAATCTTAAACAGCTTGATAAAGCTTCTAAGCTATTTCACGTAGCAGTCGAGGAAGGCCTCCAACCAGATTTTACGACTGTTAATCCTATGTTGAAGGCATATGCAGAATCTGGAGAAATGGACAAGTTTCTCATGTTACTTTACCAAATGGATAAACTAGGAGCATCTGTTCTTGAGGGTCTGTCAATATTCTTCTCTATGATGGTTGAAAGGGAAGATAGTTTACCTCTCACATTGGCGGTGTTTGAGGATGTAAAAATAAAAGGGTATTGTAGTAATTCTATATACAATATTATTTTGGGTGCTCTTTATAAAAGTGGGGAGAAAAAAGCGGCACTGTCCCTCTTTAGTGAAATCAGAGACTCTAGCTTCATACCTGATTGCACTACATATAGTCACGTAATTATGTGCCTTGTTGATCTTGATGAAGTGAAGGAAGCTTGTTCATGGTATAATAAAATAAAGGAGCTGGATTCAGTTCCGTCTATTGAAGCTTATCAGTCTTTGGTAAAAGGCCTTTGCAAGTTGGGAGAGATTGATGCCGCTATATCAttagttcaggattgcttggctAATGTTGCATCTGGCCCTATGGAATTCAAATACACACTAACCATTATCCACGAGTGCAAATCAAATGATGCTGAAAAGGTGCTTGAAGTAGTTAATGAGATGATCGAACAGGGATGTATAGTCGATGAAGTGATATGTTGTGCTGTTATCTCTGGCATGTGCAAGCATGGGACGATAGAAGAGGCAAGGAAGGTCTTCTCAAGTATTAGGGAGCGAAATCTTTTAAGTGAAGCCAATGCGATTTTATATGATGACATGCTAATGGAGCACATGAAGAAGAAGACAGCAGACTTAGTACTGTCAGGATTGAAATTCTTCAGACTGGAATCCAAATTAAAAGCAAAAGGCTGTACATTGCTGTCAAGCTGA